Proteins encoded by one window of Collimonas fungivorans:
- a CDS encoding alpha/beta fold hydrolase, with protein MQYLAMLSLKAMTSLGHPSLHIVSLSSSFEREVPMFSWHRRYSQYVEMADGVNLHLRRWAHPHDQQLSQAVVFLHGFGEGGFVWDNVVSCIADQIECIALDFRGHGDSDRDHNGKYDVEVYTNDFISVVNKLGIRRLLIVGHSMGADVAIRASAELRSRLAGLVIVDYGPDVSEEGRKRVWEDFENSLQSYESAAQYQVYLESTRILSSPKLLAQFALQATRKGDDNYFYLKADPALVNGIKKKDPQELWALLEKIECPTLLIRGTGSAVLSQATARRMVACISRCVFQQVDIAGHAVMLDNPEGFANIVTPFLRATARNF; from the coding sequence ATGCAGTATCTCGCTATGTTGAGTCTGAAGGCGATGACGAGTTTGGGGCATCCATCATTGCATATCGTATCGCTAAGTTCATCTTTCGAAAGGGAAGTGCCGATGTTTTCCTGGCATAGAAGGTATTCGCAATATGTCGAGATGGCAGACGGGGTTAACCTTCATCTGCGTCGTTGGGCACATCCTCATGACCAACAATTGAGCCAGGCTGTTGTCTTCCTGCATGGCTTTGGGGAAGGTGGTTTTGTATGGGATAACGTTGTATCTTGCATTGCGGATCAAATCGAATGCATCGCTCTCGATTTTCGCGGTCATGGTGATTCGGACCGAGATCATAACGGCAAGTATGATGTGGAGGTGTATACCAACGATTTTATCAGTGTGGTTAACAAGCTGGGCATCCGCCGGCTATTGATCGTGGGACACTCCATGGGAGCGGACGTCGCAATTCGCGCTTCTGCGGAACTTCGATCCAGGCTTGCCGGACTTGTCATCGTTGACTACGGTCCTGACGTTAGCGAGGAAGGGCGGAAGCGCGTCTGGGAAGACTTCGAAAACAGCCTGCAGTCCTATGAATCGGCAGCACAGTATCAGGTTTATCTCGAGTCAACGCGGATCTTGAGTTCGCCGAAGCTATTGGCCCAATTTGCTTTGCAAGCTACCCGTAAAGGCGATGATAACTATTTTTATCTCAAGGCGGATCCAGCCCTGGTCAATGGCATCAAGAAAAAAGACCCGCAAGAGCTATGGGCTTTGTTAGAAAAGATTGAATGTCCGACACTGCTGATTCGTGGCACGGGGTCAGCTGTGCTGAGCCAGGCCACGGCGCGTCGTATGGTTGCCTGTATTTCACGATGTGTATTTCAGCAGGTAGATATCGCCGGCCATGCTGTCATGCTTGATAATCCGGAAGGCTTCGCAAATATAGTCACTCCATTTCTCAGGGCAACTGCACGAAATTTTTAA
- a CDS encoding IS6 family transposase (programmed frameshift) codes for MLNTKTMRFPIDVIFECIHWYAAYPLSYRHLEEMMEECGVSVKHSTLSRWAIRFLPVFEKALRLHKRPIGASWRMDETYIKVKGVWKYLYRAVDKEGKTVYFLLTAKRHKAAAMRFCDKAVQANNVPEKVVMDKPAIDALNADREVPIVVRQIKALNNSVEQDHRVVKRVIRPMLGFRSFQAAENVSAGIELMRMIRKEQSTMAGADAMSFANQFYALAGPSRAV; via the exons ATGCTGAATACCAAGACAATGCGATTTCCGATTGACGTGATTTTTGAGTGTATCCATTGGTATGCAGCGTACCCGTTGAGTTACCGGCATCTGGAAGAAATGATGGAAGAATGCGGCGTGTCGGTTAAGCATTCCACGCTCAGCCGGTGGGCCATCCGATTTCTGCCGGTTTTCGAGAAAGCCTTACGTCTGCATAAGCGCCCGATTGGTGCAAGTTGGCGCATGGATGAAACCTATATCAAGGTCAAAGGGGTCTGGAAATATCTCTATCGTGCCGTGGACAAGGAAGGCAAAACCGTCTATTTTCTGTTGACGGCAAAGCGTCACAAGGCGGCA GCAATGCGCTTTTGTGACAAGGCCGTGCAGGCAAACAACGTCCCTGAGAAAGTTGTGATGGACAAGCCGGCAATTGACGCCCTCAACGCCGACAGAGAAGTTCCGATCGTAGTCCGCCAAATCAAAGCCCTCAACAATAGCGTCGAACAAGATCATCGTGTTGTCAAACGCGTGATACGACCTATGCTAGGCTTCCGATCTTTTCAGGCTGCCGAAAACGTCTCGGCCGGCATCGAACTCATGCGCATGATCCGTAAAGAGCAGAGCACGATGGCGGGCGCCGATGCGATGTCCTTTGCCAACCAATTTTATGCATTGGCAGGACCAAGCCGCGCTGTTTGA